Proteins from a single region of Polynucleobacter sp. KF022:
- a CDS encoding DUF493 family protein, producing the protein MAEEKSLIEYPSMFPIKVMGKTNPEYLPAIIHIAKQLDPTFDESKVEQRPSKDGNYLGITLPITATSREQLDELYRTLSTHPLVSVVL; encoded by the coding sequence ATGGCTGAAGAAAAGTCTTTAATTGAGTACCCCTCAATGTTTCCAATCAAGGTGATGGGTAAAACAAACCCTGAATATCTCCCTGCGATCATTCATATTGCTAAGCAACTTGATCCTACATTTGATGAGAGCAAAGTAGAACAACGTCCATCTAAGGACGGAAATTACCTTGGCATTACTTTGCCAATTACTGCGACTAGTCGTGAACAGTTGGATGAGCTTTATAGAACTTTATCTACCCATCCATTGGTTAGCGTGGTTCTCTAA
- a CDS encoding alpha/beta hydrolase → MNSRTKVIHIEGIVGSMEMSIDLPDELKNDPNFAIRGLALVAHPHPLMGGTMDNKVAQTMARAFNQLGYVSVRPNFRGVGGTEGVHDDGVGELDDLLHVTDWMRTPSSWGAFEATANQSWVVNANTLPLVISGFSFGSFVGSHLVQRLSDLGRPAERLVMVGSAAGKWTLAQVPTDTILIHGELDETIPLIDVLDWARPQELTVQVVPGADHFFHRRLHCIRNIITGAWLGMPDHRK, encoded by the coding sequence ATGAATAGCCGTACAAAAGTAATTCATATTGAAGGTATTGTTGGATCAATGGAGATGTCTATTGATCTTCCTGATGAATTAAAGAATGACCCTAACTTTGCCATTCGCGGCTTAGCGCTCGTTGCTCATCCACACCCTTTGATGGGCGGAACAATGGATAACAAGGTCGCCCAAACAATGGCGCGTGCATTTAATCAATTGGGTTATGTCAGTGTGCGCCCAAACTTTCGCGGTGTAGGCGGCACTGAAGGCGTTCATGATGATGGTGTTGGTGAATTAGATGATCTACTCCACGTGACTGATTGGATGCGCACACCTTCTAGTTGGGGTGCATTTGAGGCAACCGCAAATCAATCTTGGGTGGTCAATGCTAATACTTTGCCGTTGGTTATATCGGGTTTTTCATTCGGAAGCTTTGTGGGCAGTCATTTAGTGCAAAGGCTTTCAGACCTGGGGCGCCCAGCAGAACGCCTTGTCATGGTGGGTAGTGCTGCTGGCAAATGGACGCTGGCTCAAGTTCCTACCGATACGATTTTGATTCACGGTGAATTGGATGAAACCATTCCCTTGATTGATGTTTTGGATTGGGCGCGCCCTCAAGAATTAACAGTGCAAGTAGTTCCTGGTGCGGATCATTTTTTCCATCGCCGTTTACATTGCATTCGCAATATCATTACCGGTGCTTGGCTAGGTATGCCAGATCATCGCAAATAA